A genomic window from Lotus japonicus ecotype B-129 chromosome 1, LjGifu_v1.2 includes:
- the LOC130734128 gene encoding E3 ubiquitin-protein ligase UPL1-like has translation MTTLRSSWPSRLRQLLSSEGAIGPSVKLDSEPPLKIKTFIEKVIQCPLQDIAIPLSGFRWEYNKGNFHHWRPLLLHFDTYFKAYLSCRNDLTLSDNLEDDSPLPKHAILQILRVMQIVLENCQNKSSFDGLEHFKLLLASADPEILIATLETLSALVKIRPSKLHGSVKMVSCGSVNSHLLSLAQGWGSKEEGLGLYSCIMANEKAQNEALCLFPSDVEIGSDQSNCRIGTTLYFELHGPSPQSKEDSADTVSPNLRVINMPDLHLCKEDDLSLMKQCIEQYDIPSELRFSLLTRIRYARAFRSTRICRLYSRICLLSFIVLVQSGDAHDELVSFFANEPEYTNELIRVVRSEKTISGSIRTLAMLALGAQLAAYTSSHERARILSGSSISFAGGNRMILLNVLQRAILSLKSSIDPSSLAFVEALLQFYLLHVVSTSTSGSNIRGSGMVPTFLPLLEDSDPAHIHLVCLAVKTLQKLMDYSSSAVSLFKELGGIEILAQRLQKEVQRVIGLVVENDNMFLPGENSRHSTDQLHSQKRLIKVSLKALGSATYAPANSNRSQHSHDNSLPATLCLIFQNVDKFGGHIYYSAVTVMSEMIHKDPTCFSALHEMGLPDAFLRSVGSEILPSSKALTCIPNGIGAVCLNAKGLEAVRESSSLRFLVDIFTSKKYVLAMNDAIVPLANAVEELLRHVTSLRSTGVDIIMEIIHKIASIGDGNDTGSSGKADEGAAMETDSEDKENEGHCCLVGTSNSAAEGVSDEQFIQLCVFHLMVLVHRTMENSETCRLFVEKSGIEALLRLLLRPTIAQSSDGMSIALHSTMVFKGFSQHHSAPLAHAFCSSLREHLKKALAGFKAASEPLLLDPRMPTDGGIFSSLFLVEFLLFLAASKDNRWVSALLTEFGSGSKDVLKDIGHVHREVMWQIALLENKKPGVEEDGACSSDSQQAEQDASDTEEQRFNSFRQFLDPLLRRRTSGWSIESQFFDLINLYRDLGRSTGSQHRSNFAGPSNMRSSSTNLLPHSGSDDNSGTANEKESDKKRPYYTSCCDMVRSLSFHITHLFQELGKAMLLPSRRRDDIVNVSPASKSVASTFASIALDHMNFGGHVNLAVTEESISTKCRYFGKVIDFMDSILMDRPDSCNPVLLNCFYGCGVIQSVMTTFEATSQLLFTVNRTPASPMDTDDADAKQDDKEDIDNSWIHGSMASYGKLMDHLVTSSFILSSFTKHLLSQPLTNGDVPFPRDAEAFVKVLHSTVLKTVLPVWTHPQFVDCGYEFISAVISIIRHVYSGVEVKNVNVNGSGVARFTGPPPNETTISTIVEMGFSRPRAEEALRQVGSNSVELAMEWLFSHPEEAPEDDELARALAMSLGNAESDKKDAVPNDNAQQLEEEKVQLPPVDELLSTCTKLLMKEPLAFAVRDLLVMICSRNDGQHRSHVVTFIVDRIKECGLVSSNGNYNMLAALFHILALILSEDTAAREAASNSGLIKIASDLLYQWDSSLDCREIHPVPKWVTPAFLALDRLLQVDQKLNSEIVEQLKKEAVNDQRKSITIDEDRQNKLQSALGLSMKYADIHEQKRLVEVACRCMKSQLSSDTMHAVLLLCSNLTRNHSVALTFLDAGGLSLLLSLPTSSLFPGFDNVAASIVRHVLEDPQTLQQAMESEIKHNLVLASNRHPNGRVNPRNFLLNLASVISRDPAIFMQAAQSVCQVEMVGERPYIVLLKDKDKVKEKEKEKDKSQDGKVGFGNSNTAASGNVHGKIHDSNMKNAKSHRKPTQSFINVIELLLESICTFIPHLKDDIASNVLPGTLMSSDMDIDVSVMKGKGKAVATVSEGNEISSQDVSASLAKIVFILKLLTEILLMYSSSVHVLLRRDAEVSSMRDTYQKSPAGISMGGIFYHILHKFLPYSRISKKDKKVDGDWRQKLATRANQFIVAACVRSTEARKRVFGEIGYIINEFVDTCHGVKPPGNEILVFVDLLNDVLAARTPAGSSISAEASATFIDAGLVKSFTRTLEVLDLDHADSSKVATGIIKALELVSKEHVHSVDSNAGKGDTSTKPSNPSQPGRIDNIGEMSQSMETASQANHDSIQVDQVRSYAVQSYGGSEAVTDDMEHDQDLDVSFARVAEDDYMHENSEDARDLENEMENGGLQFEIQPQGQENLDEDDDEDDDMSGDEGEDVEDEDDDEEHNDLEDEVHHLPHPDTDHDDHEIDDDDFDDEVMEEEDEEDEEDEDGVILRLEEGINGINVFDHIEVLGRDNSFTNDAFHVMPVEVFGSRRPGRTTSIYSLLGRTGDSTIPSRHPLLVEPSSSSHASTGQSDSLLENNSMGLDNIFRSLRSGRHGHRLNLWTDNVQQSGGSNTGAVPQGLEELLISQLSQRTPEKSSNQHVAEAGSHGKVETSQAQDSGAAGPEMPVESNAIQQVGTTTPPVIGNSSNADIRPSGPGSMQTNVSSPHSQAVEMQFEHNDGSVRDVEAVSQESSGSGATFGESLRSLDVEIGSADGHDDGVERQIPVDRIAGDSQGARTRRANVPSSQVSPVVGRDPSLHSVTEVSENSSLDADQDGPATEQQVNSDAGSGAIDPAFLDALPEELRAEVLSSQQGQATQPSNVESQNTGDIDPEFLAALPADIRAEVLAQQQVQRVHQSQELEGQPVEMDTVSIIATFPSDLREEVLLTSPDNIIANLTPALVAEANMLRERFAHRYSRTLFGMYPRSRRGDASRRGEGIGSSLDGAGGIISSRRSSGAKVVEADGIPLVNTEALHAMIRIFRIVQPLYKGQLQRLLLNLCAHSETRTSLVKILMDLLVLDVRRPASSFGTVEPPYRLYGCQSNVMYSRPQSFDGVPPLLSRRILETLTYLARNHLYVAKILLQFRIPHPEIRKLDNVDNARNKAVMVVEDEVNIGESNEGYISIAMLLGLLNQPLYLRSIAHLEQLLNLLDVIIDSAGTKSNSSDKSLVSTSKPSSGPQISAVEVDVNTGSGNLSSGAGASTKIDDSSKPTTSGNNMECESQRVLSNLPQAELRLLCSLLAQEGLSDNAYTLVAEVMKKLVAFAPTHCQLFVTELAEAVQNLTSSAMNELRVFGEAMKALLSTTSTDGAALLRVLQALSNFVTSLTEKGSDRVTPAALSKVWEINSALEPLWHELSCCISKIESYSEYESEFFTPSRASVSKPSGVMPPLPAGSQNLLPYIESFFVVCEKLHPAQPGANHDSSIPVLSDVEDASTSATQQKVSGPAVKVDEKHVAFVRFSEKHRKLLNAFIRQNPGLLEKSLSLMLKVPRFIDFDNKRAHFRSKIKHQHDHHHTALRISVRRAYVLEDSYNQLRMRPAQDLKGRLTVHFQGEEGIDAGGLTREWYQLLSRVIFDKGALLFTTVGNESTFQPNPNSVYQTEHLSYFKFVGRVVGKALFDGQHLDVHFTRSFYKHILGVKVTYLDIEAIDPDYFKNLKWMLENDISDVLDLTFSIDADEEKLILYERTEVTDYELIPGGRNIKVTEENKHQYVDLVAEHRLTTAIRPQINAFLEGFGELISRELISIFNDKELELLISGLPDIDLDDLRANTDYSGYSAASPVIQWFWEVIQGFSKEDKARLLQFVTGTSKVPLEGFSALQGISGSQKFQIHKAYGSPDHLPSAHTCFNQLDLPEYPSKQHLEERLLLAIHEANEGFGFG, from the exons GCTAATGAACCAGAATATACAAATGAGTTAATTAGAGTGGTACGTTCTGAAAAAACTATATCTGGATCTATCAGAACACTCGCAATGCTTGCATTAGGAGCCCAGTTAGCAGCATATACATCATCACATGAACGAGCACGGATACTCAGTGGATCTAGTATAAGTTTTGCTGGTGGAAACCGCATGATACTCCTGAATGTTCTCCAGAGGGCTATTTTGTCATTAAAGAGTTCTATCGATCCATCGTCCCTAGCCTTTGTAGAGGCACTTCTTCAGTTCTATTTGCTCCATGTGGTTTCAACCTCAACTTCTGGGAGTAATATTAGAGGTTCTGGCATGGTACCTACATTCTTGCCACTCTTGGAGGATTCTGATCCTGCACATATTCATCTAGTCTGCTTAGCTGTTAAAACCCTTCAGAAGCTTATGGATTATAGTAGCTCGGCTGTATCTTTGTTTAAGGAATTGGGGGGCATTGAAATTTTGGCTCAGCGATTACAGAAAGAGGTACAGAGGGTCATCGGTTTGGTTGTAGAAAATGATAACATGTTTCTCCCTGGTGAAAACTCAAGACATAGTACTGATCAATTGCACTCCCAGAAGAGGCTCATAAAGGTCTCCCTCAAGGCacttggttctgcaacatatgCGCCAGCAAACTCTAACAGATCACAACATTCTCATGACAATTCCTTACCTGCTACATTATGCTTGATATTTCAGAATGTAGATAAGTTTGGAGGTCACATTTATTACTCTGCTGTTACTGTTATGAGTGAGATGATCCACAAAGATCCTACATGTTTTTCTGCTCTGCATGAAATGGGTCTTCCGGATGCTTTTTTAAGATCAGTTGGATCTGAAATACTTCCTTCATCGAAGGCTTTGACATGCATTCCAAATGGTATTGGGGCTGTTTGTCTCAATGCCAAAGGGTTAGAGGCTGTTCGAGAATCTTCATCACTGCGGTTCCTTGTTGACATTTTCACCAGCAAAAAGTATGTCTTAGCGATGAATGATGCTATTGTACCTTTGGCAAATGCTGTGGAGGAACTTCTACGTCATGTAACTTCTTTGAGAAGCACTGGTGTTGATATTATCATGGAAATCATCCATAAGATTGCATCCATTGGGGATGGAAATGATACCGGATCCTCAGGAAAAGCCGATGAGGGTGCTGCAATGGAAACAGATTCTGAAgacaaagaaaatgaaggacATTGTTGTCTTGTAGGCACTTCAAATTCAGCTGCAGAAGGTGTAAGTGATGAGCAGTTTATTCAGCTTTGCGTCTTTCATTTGATGGTATTGGTTCATAGGACTATGGAAAATTCTGAAACATGCCGGTTGTTTGTGGAAAAATCTGGAATAGAAGCTTTATTGAGGTTGTTATTACGACCCACTATTGCACAATCCTCAGATGGCATGTCTATTGCTTTACATAGCACCATGGTATTCAAGGGATTTTCTCAACATCACTCTGCTCCTCTGGCACATGCCTTCTGCTCCTCTCTTAGAGAGCACTTGAAGAAAGCATTAGCTGGGTTTAAAGCAGCTTCAGAACCTTTGTTGTTGGATCCAAGGATGCCAACTGATGGTGGAATCTTTTCTTCGCTTTTCCTTGTTGAGTTCCTTCTCTTTCTTGCTGCATCGAAAGACAACCGTTGGGTGAGTGCATTGCTTACGGAATTTGGAAGTGGAAGTAAGGATGTTCTTAAAGACATTGGACATGTCCATCGTGAAGTTATGTGGCAAATTGCTCTACTGGAAAATAAAAAACCTGGTGTTGAGGAAGATGGTGCTTGTTCTTCTGATTCACAACAGGCAGAACAGGATGCAAGTGATACTGAGGAGCAAAGATTCAATTCTTTCAGGCAGTTTCTTGATCCATTATTGAGGAGGAGGACATCAGGATGGAGCATTGAATCTCAGTTTTTTGACCTTATAAACCTGTACCGAGATCTAGGCCGTTCTACTGGTTCTCAACATAGATCAAATTTTGCTGGGCCTTCAAACATGCGGTCAAGTTCCACTAATCTGTTGCCTCATTCTGGGTCTGATGATAATTCTGGGACTGCTAATGAGAAGGAATCAGACAAGAAGAGGCCCTATTATACCTCTTGTTGTGACATGGTCAGATCACTTTCATTTCACATTACCCATTTGTTCCAAGAATTAGGAAAAGCAATGTTGCTACCTTCACGTCGACGTGATGACATTGTGAATGTAAGCCCTGCTTCAAAATCAGTGGCTTCTACTTTCGCATCCATTGCTCTAGATCACATGAATTTTGGGGGCCATGTAAATCTTGCAGTAACAGaagaatccatatcaacaaagTGTCGTTATTTTGGTAAAGTTATTGATTTTATGGATAGTATTCTAATGGATCGGCCAGATTCTTGCAATCCTGTTTTGCTGAATTGCTTCTATGGATGTGGGGTTATTCAATCTGTAATGACCACTTTTGAAGCTACCAGTCAGCTTCTCTTTACAGTAAATCGGACCCCTGCCTCACCTATGGACACTGATGATGCAGATGCAAAGCAAGATGACAAGGAAGATATAGATAATTCATGGATTCATGGTTCTATGGCTAGTTATGGGAAACTGATGGACCATCTAGTGACCTCCTCTTTTATATTATCATCATTCACAAAGCACTTGCTTTCACAGCCCCTTACAAATGGTGATGTGCCTTTCCCAAGGGATGCTGAGGCCTTTGTGAAGGTCCTTCACTCCACAGTGTTGAAGACAGTGCTTCCTGTTTGGACCCATCCCCAATTTGTTGACTGCGGTTATGAATTTATTTCTGCAGTTATTTCTATCATTAGGCATGTCTATTCAGGGGTTGAAGTTAAAAATGTAAATGTAAATGGCAGTGGTGTTGCTCGTTTTACTGGGCCGCCTCCAAATGAAACAACTATTTCAACAATTGTAGAGATGGGTTTTTCCAGGCCTAGAGCAGAGGAAGCTTTGAGGCAAGTTGGCTCAAATAGTGTAGAGTTGGCAATGGAGTGGTTGTTCTCACATCCAGAGGAGGCACCAGAAGATGATGAACTTGCCCGTGCACTTGCAATGTCCCTTGGGAATGCTGAATCAGACAAGAAGGATGCAGTTCCAAATGACAATGCTCAGCAGCTTGAAGAAGAGAAGGTCCAACTTCCTCCAGTTGATGAGTTGTTATCTACTtgcacaaaacttctgatgaaaGAACCTCTTGCTTTTGCTGTCCGTGACTTGCTTGTGATGATATGCTCTCGGAATGATGGTCAACATAGGTCTCATGTTGTCACATTTATTGTTGACCGAATCAAAGAATGTGGTTTGGTTTCCAGCAATGGAAACTACAATATGCTGGCTGCTCTATTTCACATTCTTGCTTTAATTCTTAGTGAGGACACTGCAGCACGAGAAGCTGCGTCCAATAGTGGTTTGATCAAAATTGCCTCTGATCTACTATACCAGTGGGATTCAAGTCTTGACTGCAGGGAGATACATCCGGTGCCAAAATGGGTCACACCTGCTTTTCTGGCATTAGACAGGTTGTTGCAAGTTGATCAAAAATTGAATTCTGAAATTGTGGAGCAGTTAAAGAAGGAAGCTGTAAATGACCAGCGTAAATCAATTACTATTGATGAAGATAGACAAAACAAGTTACAGTCTGCGTTAGGACTCTCTATGAAGTATGCAGATATACATGAACAGAAGAGACTTGTAGAGGTTGCTTGTCGCTGTATGAAAAGCCAACTTTCCTCAGACACAATGCACGCTGTTCTTCTTCTATGTTCCAACCTTACTCGGAATCATTCTGTTGCTCTTACCTTTTTGGATGCTGGTGGTTTGAGTCTACTTCTGTCTTTGCCAACTAGTAGCCTCTTCCCTGGGTTTGACAATGTTGCTGCTAGTATTGTCCGTCATGTTCTTGAAGATCCGCAAACGCTTCAGCAGGCTATGGAATCTGAGATAAAACATAATCTTGTACTTGCATCTAACCGGCATCCAAATGGCAGGGTCAATCCTCGCAATTTCCTTTTAAATTTAGCTTCTGTAATTTCTCGGGATCCGGCTATATTTATGCAAGCGGCCCAATCTGTGTGCCAAGTTGAGATGGTTGGTGAAAGACCTTACATTGTCTTGCTGAAAGATAAAGACAaagtgaaagagaaagaaaaagagaaggatAAATCACAAGATGGGAAGGTTGGTTTTGGAAATTCAAATACAGCAGCTTCTGGCAATGTCCATGGCAAAATTCATGATTCAAATATGAAGAATGCCAAAAGTCATAGAAAACCTACTCAAAGTTTTATTAATGTGATTGAACTTCTTCTTGAATCTATATGCACTTTTATTCCCCACTTGAAGGATGATATTGCCTCGAATGTTCTTCCTGGCACCCTGATGTCAAGTGATATGGACATTGATGTCTCTGTGAtgaagggaaaaggaaaagcaGTTGCCACTGTATCTGAGGGCAATGAGATCAGTAGTCAGGATGTTTCTGCATCACTTGCAaagattgtttttattttgaagCTTCTGACAGAGATCTTATTGATGTATTCATCTTCTGTTCATGTTCTACTTCGTCGAGATGCTGAAGTGAGCAGCATGAGGGACACCTATCAAAAGAGTCCTGCTGGTATAAGCATGGGTGGGATATTCTACCACATTCTTCATAAATTTCTTCCATATTCCCGAATCTCCAAAAAGGACAAGAAAGTTGATGGTGATTGGCGACAGAAGTTAGCAACCAGGGCTAACCAGTTTATTGTAGCTGCTTGTGTTCGTTCTACAGAGGCAAGGAAGAGGGTTTTTGGTGAGATTGGTTATATAATCAATGAGTTTGTTGATACATGTCATGGCGTTAAGCCTCCAGGCAATGAAATTCTAGTTTTTGTTGATCTACTTAATGATGTTTTGGCTGCCCGTACACCTGCTGGTTCATCCATCTCAGCTGAGGCCTCTGCCACTTTTATTGATGCTGGTTTGGTTAAATCATTCACTCGAACTCTCGAAGTTTTGGACCTGGACCATGCTGATTCATCTAAAGTTGCAACTGGTATTATTAAAGCTCTTGAGTTGGTTAGCAAGGAGCATGTCCATTCAGTTGATTCTAATGCAGGAAAGGGTGATACTTCAACAAAACCTTCCAATCCGAGTCAACCTGGAAGAATAGATAATATTGGTGAGATGTCTCAGTCCATGGAAACAGCATCTCAAGCCAATCATGATTCCATTCAAGTTGACCAAGTTCGGTCTTATGCAGTTCAATCCTATGGTGGGTCTGAAGCTGTTACTGATGATATGGAACATGATCAAGATCTTGATGTGAGCTTTGCTCGTGTTGCTGAGGACGATTACATGCATGAAAATTCCGAGGATGCGAGAGATCTTGAAAATGAAATGGAAAATGGTGGTCTACAATTTGAAATCCAACCTCAAGGCCAAGAAAATCTTGATGAAGATGAcgatgaggatgatgatatgTCTGGAGATGAAGGTGAAGATGTggaagatgaggatgatgatgaggaaCATAATGATTTGGAAGATGAAGTCCATCACTTGCCACATCCTGACACAGATCATGATGATCatgagattgatgatgatgattttgatgatgaagtaatggaagaagaggatgaggaagatgaggaagatGAGGATGGTGTTATATTGAGGCTTGAGGAGGGTATTAATGGAATTAATGTTTTTGACCATATTGAGGTGCTTGGAAGAGATAATAGTTTTACAAATGATGCTTTTCATGTAATGCCAGTTGAAGTTTTTGGATCCAGACGTCCAGGGCGGACAACATCTATTTACAGTCTTTTAGGCAGGACTGGTGATTCTACTATACCTTCCCGCCATCCACTCTTAGTTGAACCTTCTTCCTCATCACACGCATCCACAGGGCAATCAG ATAGTTTATTGGAGAACAACTCAATGGGTTTGGATAATATATTTCGATCACTGAGGAGTGGACGCCATGGACATCGTTTGAACTTGTGGACTGATAATGTACAGCAGAGTGGTGGATCAAACACTGGTGCTGTACCACAGGGGCTTGAGGAGTTGCTTATCTCTCAATTAAGCCAACGGACCCCTGAAAAGTCATCCAATCAGCATGTAGCAGAAGCAGGTTCTCATGGTAAAGTTGAAACCAGTCAGGCACAAGATTCAGGAGCTGCAGGGCCGGAAATGCCTGTTGAAAGTAATGCTATTCAGCAAGTTGGTACAACGACTCCTCCTGTAATTGGTAACAGTAGCAATGCTGATATTAGGCCTTCAGGGCCTGGATCTATGCAAACAAATGTGTCAAGCCCTCACTCACAGGCAGTTGAGATGCAGTTTGAGCATAATGATGGATCTGTGAGGGATGTTGAAGCTGTAAGCCAAGAGAGTAGTGGTAGTGGAGCAACTTTTGGCGAAAGCCTGCGAAGTCTAGATGTTGAAATAGGAAGTGCTGATGGCCATGATGATGGTGTAGAAAGGCAAATTCCTGTAGATAGGATAGCAGGTGATTCACAGGGTGCACGCACAAGAAGAGCAAATGTGCCTTCGAGTCAGGTTTCTCCTGTAGTTGGAAGAGATCCATCCCTTCATAGTGTTACTGAAGTTTCTGAAAATTCAAGCCTCGATGCAGATCAAGATGGTCCGGCAACCGAGCAGCAGGTGAACAGTGATGCTGGGTCAGGAGCAATTGATCCTGCTTTTCTGGATGCTCTTCCTGAGGAGCTGCGTGCTGAAGTCCTATCTTCTCAGCAGGGTCAGGCGACTCAGCCATCAAATGTTGAGTCTCAAAACACAGGGGATATTGATCCAGAGTTCCTTGCAGCTCTTCCTGCAGATATTCGAGCTGAAGTTCTTGCTCAACAGCAAGTGCAGAGGGTGCATCAGTCCCAGGAGTTGGAAGGTCAACCTGTAGAAATGGATACAGTCTCAATAATTGCAACATTTCCTTCAGATTTACGAGAAGAG GTTCTGTTAACTTCACCTGATAATATCATCGCCAATCTTACACCGGCCCTTGTTGCTGAGGCAAATATGCTGCGGGAGAGGTTTGCACACCGTTACAGTCGCACCCTATTTGGTATGTATCCTAGAAGTCGAAGAGGTGACGCTTCAAGACGTGGTGAAGGTATTGGTTCCAGCCTGGATGGAGCAGGGGGGATTATTTCTTCGCGCCGGTCCAGTGGAGCCAAGGTTGTTGAAGCTGATGGAATACCTCTAGTTAACACGGAAGCTTTGCATGCCATGATTCGAATATTTCGTATAGTTCAG CCACTCTATAAAGGTCAACTGCAGAGGCTTCTTTTAAATCTTTGTGCCCATAGCGAAACAAGAACCTCCCTGGTGAAAATTCTGATGGATTTGCTAGTACTTGATGTAAGAAGGCCTGCCAGTTCTTTTGGCACAGTCGAGCCACCATATAGATTATATGGTTGTCAGAGCAATGTGATGTATTCACGTCCTCAGTCTTTTGATG GAGTTCCCCCATTGCTGTCTCGACGAATACTTGAAACTCTCACTTATCTCGCTCGCAATCACCTATATGTGGCCAAAATCTTGCTTCAGTTCAGGATTCCTCATCCTGAGATAAGAAAACTGGATAATGTTGATAATGCACGTAACAAAGCAGTGATGgttgttgaagatgaagttAATATAGGTGAAAGTAATGAAGGGTACATCTCTATTGCAATGCTTTTGGGTCTCTTGAACCAACCACTTTATTTGAGGAGCATAGCCCATCTTGAGCAG CTGCTAAATTTACTTGATGTTATCATTGATAGTGCTGGAACCAAGTCTAATTCATCTGACAAATCCCTGGTTTCTACTTCTAAGCCTTCATCTGGTCCTCAAATTTCTGCTGTGGAGGTAGATGTGAATACAGGTTCTGGTAATTTGTCTTCTGGGGCTGGTGCATCTACTAAAATTGATGATTCCTCCAAACCCACAACCTCTGGTAATAATATGGAATGTGAGTCTCAGAGAGTGTTGAGTAATTTACCCCAAGCTGAGCTTCGGCTCCTGTGCTCATTGCTTGCACAAGAAGG GTTGTCCGACAATGCTTATACTCTTGTTGCGGAGGTAATGAAGAAGTTGGTGGCCTTTGCTCCAACCCATTGTCAGCTTTTTGTCACTGAGCTGGCTGAAGCTGTTCAAAACTTGACGTCATCTGCAATGAATGAGTTACGTGTTTTCGGTGAAGCAATGAAAGCTCTTCTTAGTACTACATCTACTGATGGAGCTGCACTTTTGAGAGTTTTGCAAGCTTTGAGCAACTTCGTCACTTCACTGACTGAGAAAGGAAGTGATAGAGTTACTCCGGCAGCTCTTTCTAAGGTTTGGGAAATCAATTCAGCATTAGAGCCCTTGTGGCATGAACTTAGCTGTTGCATAAGCAAGATAGAGTCCTACTCAGAGTACGAGTCAGAATTTTTCACCCCATCTAGAGCATCTGTATCTAAGCCGTCTGGTGTCATGCCTCCACTCCCAGCAGGCTCTCAAAATCTCTTGCCATACATTGAATCCTTCTTTGTGGTTTGTGAGAAACTGCATCCTGCACAGCCAGGTGCTAATCATGACTCAAGTATTCCTGTTCTTTCTGATGTTGAGGATGCCAGCACATCTGCAACTCAACAGAAAGTATCTGGACCTGCTGTGAAAGTAGATGAGAAACATGTTGCTTTTGTCAGATTCTCAGAGAAGCATAGGAAGCTACTAAATGCTTTTATAAGGCAAAATCCTGGTTTGCTTGAGAAATCTCTCTCACTCATGCTTAAAGTTCCAAGATTTATTGATTTTGACAACAAGCGTGCCCACTTCCGATCAAAAATTAAGCATCAGCATGACCACCACCATACCGCCTTGAGAATATCGGTAAGAAGGGCATATGTTCTGGAAGATTCTTATAACCAGCTTCGCATGAGACCAGCTCAAGATTTGAAGGGAAGGTTGACTGTTCACTTTCAAGGGGAGGAAGGTATTGATGCAGGTGGGCTGACAAGGGAGTGGTATCAATTACTGTCCAGAGTTATTTTTGACAAAGGAGCACTGCTTTTTACAACAGTAGGCAATGAGTCAACGTTTCAGCCAAACCCTAACTCTGTTTACCAAACAGAACAtctatcatattttaaatttgttGGTAGAGTG GTTGGTAAAGCACTATTTGATGGTCAACACTTGGATGTACATTTTACTCGTTCATTCTACAAGCATATACTTGGTGTCAAAGTTACATATCTTGATATTGAAGCCATTGATCCTgactattttaaaaatttgaaatggATGCTTGAG AATGATATCAGTGATGTTCTAGATCTTACTTTTAGCATTGATGCAGATGAGGAAAAATTGATCTTATATGAACGAACAGAA GTGACTGATTATGAGTTGATTCCTGGTGGACGGAATATCAAAGTTACTGAGGAGAACAAGCATCAATATGTTGATTTGGTTGCTGAGCATCGGTTGACAACTGCTATTCGACCCCAAATAAATGCTTTTTTGGAAGGGTTCGGTGAATTAATTTCGAGGGAGTTGATATCCATATTCAATGACAAAGAGCTGGAATTATTGATCAGTGGACTTCCTGACATAGATT TGGATGACTTGAGAGCAAATACAGATTATTCTGGATACAGTGCTGCATCACCAGTTATCCAATGGTTTTGGGAGGTGATTCAAGGTTTCAGCAAAGAAGACAAGGCTCGGCTATTGCAATTTGTGACAGGCACATCCAAG GTGCCTTTGGAAGGTTTTAGTGCTCTTCAAGGAATTTCAGGCTCCCAGAAGTTTCAGATACACAAAGCATATGGAAGTCCTGATCACTTGCCTTCTGCTCATACTTG TTTCAatcaattggatttgccagagtACCCATCTAAACAACATTTGGAAGAAAGGTTACTGCTGGCGATCCACGAAGCAAATGAGGGATTTGGATTTGGTTGA